The following are encoded in a window of Bradyrhizobium guangdongense genomic DNA:
- a CDS encoding glycoside hydrolase family 3 N-terminal domain-containing protein — MSDSLLATVGDHFFLGLRPTSVLDDRDRAMLRDLKPAGVILYKSNFRHDLPYRDWLSVHRDLIAAIRDASQRDKQFIAIDHEGGRVCRTPPPITRFSYAARWASTAEQVGDAMGVELASLGCNLNFAPDLDIHSNPANPVIGERAFGRTADEVIKSMLPFTKAMERRGVRACGKHFPGHGDTQVDSHHELPVLDLDLDQIKARELKPFAAAIEGGIEMMMTSHILYRKLDPNDPVTLSRAITQGLLREAMNFRGVIVSDDVGMRAMAGRLDAPDAGARFMAAGNDMLMICSHLTDTERARFLAQSILDGVDSGKLDPAVLKASAKRVQAMLDGTPQNEVSELPAEVLARHRGAGTQFDAATVEVV, encoded by the coding sequence ATGAGCGATTCCCTTCTTGCAACGGTCGGCGACCATTTTTTCCTTGGCCTGCGGCCGACCAGCGTTCTTGACGATCGCGACCGCGCGATGCTGCGGGATCTCAAGCCGGCTGGCGTCATCCTCTACAAGAGCAATTTCCGCCACGACCTGCCCTATCGGGACTGGCTGTCTGTTCACCGCGACCTGATCGCCGCGATCCGCGATGCTTCCCAGCGCGACAAGCAGTTCATCGCCATCGACCACGAGGGCGGCCGCGTGTGTCGCACGCCGCCGCCGATCACGCGCTTTTCCTATGCGGCGCGCTGGGCTTCGACCGCCGAGCAGGTCGGCGACGCCATGGGCGTCGAGCTCGCTTCGCTCGGCTGCAACCTGAACTTCGCACCTGATCTCGACATTCACTCCAATCCCGCCAACCCCGTGATCGGCGAGCGCGCCTTCGGCCGCACGGCCGACGAGGTCATCAAGTCGATGCTGCCGTTCACGAAGGCGATGGAACGCCGCGGCGTGCGCGCCTGCGGCAAGCATTTCCCGGGGCACGGCGACACGCAGGTGGATTCGCACCATGAACTCCCGGTGCTCGATCTCGATCTCGACCAGATCAAGGCACGCGAGCTGAAGCCTTTCGCAGCGGCCATCGAGGGCGGCATCGAGATGATGATGACGTCGCACATCTTGTACCGCAAGCTCGATCCCAACGACCCGGTCACGCTGTCGCGCGCGATCACGCAAGGACTGTTGCGCGAGGCCATGAATTTCCGCGGCGTGATCGTGTCCGACGACGTCGGCATGCGTGCGATGGCCGGCCGGCTGGATGCGCCTGACGCCGGTGCGCGCTTCATGGCGGCGGGCAACGACATGCTGATGATCTGCTCGCATCTGACCGACACCGAACGCGCCCGCTTCCTGGCGCAATCGATCCTCGACGGCGTCGATTCAGGCAAGCTCGATCCGGCGGTGCTGAAGGCCTCAGCTAAGCGCGTTCAAGCGATGCTGGATGGCACCCCCCAAAACGAGGTTTCGGAGCTGCCGGCCGAGGTGCTCGCACGCCATCGCGGCGCCGGCACCCAGTTCGACGCGGCCACCGTCGAAGTCGTCTAG
- a CDS encoding MFS transporter — protein sequence MPEPSFQHASAQSSAVARRPFGPNYAFVVVAVIFLALLASAGLRATPGVLMLPLQKAFGWDVSVISSSAAIGIFLYGLAGPFAAAVMQRFGIRRTVLGALTLMSISTAASYFMTAPWQLFLTWGLLSGIGSGAVANVLGATIVNRWFTTNRGLVMGLLTASTATGTLIFMPGLASLVEWGGWKPVVLTVAACCAALIPLVYVLVPERPSAIGLRSYGSPHDDHPAAPALGNPFVAAISNLLRATRTPTFWFLFATFFICGFTTNGLVGTHLIAFCGDHGIFEVQAASLLALMGFFDLFGTTLSGWLTDRFDPRKLLFFYYGLRGLSLIYLPYSDFSFVSLSVFAVFYGLDWIATVPPTVRIANEAFGDKNAPLIFGWVVAGHQLGAACAAFFAGFMRSSQGDYLQAFMIAGATGIVAAVLSLMIGRRPVQPALAAA from the coding sequence ATGCCCGAACCCTCCTTTCAACACGCCTCCGCTCAATCCTCCGCCGTCGCCCGCCGGCCGTTCGGCCCAAACTACGCCTTCGTGGTCGTTGCCGTGATTTTCCTGGCGCTGCTCGCCTCCGCGGGCCTGCGCGCCACGCCGGGCGTGCTGATGCTGCCGCTGCAGAAGGCCTTTGGCTGGGATGTCAGCGTGATCTCGTCGTCGGCCGCCATCGGCATCTTTCTCTACGGCCTCGCCGGTCCGTTCGCCGCGGCGGTGATGCAGCGCTTCGGCATCCGCCGCACCGTGCTCGGCGCCTTGACGCTGATGTCGATCTCGACGGCTGCGAGCTATTTCATGACGGCGCCGTGGCAATTGTTCCTGACCTGGGGACTGCTCTCCGGCATCGGCTCGGGCGCGGTCGCCAACGTGCTCGGCGCCACCATCGTCAATCGCTGGTTCACCACCAATCGCGGCCTCGTCATGGGGCTTTTGACGGCCAGCACCGCCACCGGCACGCTGATCTTCATGCCGGGCCTTGCATCGCTGGTCGAATGGGGCGGCTGGAAGCCCGTGGTGCTGACGGTCGCCGCATGCTGCGCGGCGCTGATTCCGCTGGTGTATGTCCTGGTGCCGGAGCGCCCCTCAGCGATCGGCCTGCGCTCCTATGGCAGCCCGCATGACGATCACCCGGCCGCGCCCGCGTTAGGAAATCCGTTCGTCGCGGCGATCAGCAACTTGTTGCGCGCGACCAGGACGCCGACCTTCTGGTTCCTGTTCGCGACCTTCTTCATCTGCGGCTTCACCACCAACGGCCTCGTCGGCACCCATCTGATCGCGTTCTGCGGCGACCACGGCATCTTCGAGGTGCAGGCCGCGAGCCTGCTCGCGCTGATGGGATTCTTCGACCTGTTCGGCACCACACTCTCGGGCTGGCTCACCGACCGCTTCGATCCGCGCAAGCTCTTGTTCTTCTATTACGGCCTGCGCGGACTGTCGCTGATCTACCTGCCCTATTCGGATTTCTCCTTCGTCAGCCTGTCGGTGTTCGCCGTGTTCTACGGCCTCGACTGGATCGCGACCGTGCCGCCGACCGTGCGCATCGCCAACGAAGCGTTCGGCGACAAGAACGCGCCGCTGATCTTCGGCTGGGTGGTCGCCGGCCATCAGCTGGGCGCGGCCTGCGCGGCGTTCTTCGCCGGCTTCATGCGTTCGTCGCAGGGCGATTATCTGCAGGCCTTCATGATCGCCGGCGCGACCGGCATCGTCGCGGCAGTGCTGTCGCTGATGATCGGCCGTCGTCCGGTGCAGCCTGCGCTGGCTGCGGCGTAG